In a single window of the Nodularia spumigena CCY9414 genome:
- a CDS encoding SH3 domain-containing protein: protein WTEGLSVRVEPSMDAERIAGVGVNEELIVLEESQDKNWQKIRTQGEQEGWIKIGNTERLE, encoded by the coding sequence TTGGACTGAAGGCTTGAGTGTGCGAGTTGAACCCAGTATGGATGCTGAACGTATTGCTGGAGTTGGTGTTAATGAAGAACTGATTGTACTGGAGGAAAGTCAGGATAAAAATTGGCAAAAGATTCGCACACAAGGGGAACAAGAAGGTTGGATAAAAATAGGTAATACTGAACGGTTGGAATAA
- a CDS encoding tetratricopeptide repeat protein: MQFLKRSDQALERYEDALKFYRDIGDRLGEANTLKAIGDVLQFLDRRDQALERYEDALKFYRDIGARLGEANTLIAIGDVLQFLKRSDQALERYEDALKFYRDIGDRLGEANTLKAIGDVLQFLDRRDQALERYEDALKFYRDIGARLGEANTLKAIGDVLQFLKRSDQALERYEDALKFYRDIGARLGEANTLKAIGDVLQFLKRSDQALERYEDALKFYRDIGDRLGEANTLKAIGDVLQFLDRRDQALERYEDALKFYRDIGARLGEANTLIAIGDVLQFLKRSDQALERYEDALKFYRDIGDRLGEANTLKAQLATSFGSFLXP; encoded by the coding sequence TTGCAGTTTCTCAAACGTAGTGACCAAGCTTTAGAACGCTACGAAGATGCTTTAAAATTCTACCGCGATATAGGCGATCGCTTGGGTGAAGCAAATACATTAAAAGCCATTGGCGATGTTTTGCAGTTTCTAGACCGACGTGACCAAGCTTTAGAACGCTACGAAGATGCTTTAAAATTCTACCGCGATATAGGCGCTCGCTTGGGTGAAGCAAATACATTAATAGCCATTGGCGATGTTTTGCAGTTTCTCAAACGTAGTGACCAAGCTTTAGAACGCTACGAAGATGCTTTAAAATTCTACCGCGATATAGGCGATCGCTTGGGTGAAGCAAATACATTAAAAGCCATTGGCGATGTTTTGCAGTTTCTAGACCGACGTGACCAAGCTTTAGAACGCTACGAAGATGCTTTAAAATTCTACCGCGATATAGGCGCTCGCTTGGGTGAAGCTAATACATTAAAAGCCATTGGCGATGTTTTGCAGTTTCTCAAACGTAGTGACCAAGCTTTAGAACGCTACGAAGATGCTTTAAAATTCTACCGCGATATAGGCGCTCGCTTGGGTGAAGCTAATACATTAAAAGCCATTGGCGATGTTTTGCAGTTTCTCAAACGTAGTGACCAAGCTTTAGAACGCTACGAAGATGCTTTAAAATTCTACCGCGATATAGGCGATCGCTTGGGTGAAGCAAATACATTAAAAGCCATTGGCGATGTTTTGCAGTTTCTAGACCGACGTGACCAAGCTTTAGAACGCTACGAAGATGCTTTAAAATTCTACCGCGATATAGGCGCTCGCTTGGGTGAAGCAAATACATTAATAGCCATTGGCGATGTTTTGCAGTTTCTCAAACGTAGTGACCAAGCTTTAGAACGCTACGAAGATGCTTTAAAATTCTACCGCGATATAGGCGATCGCTTGGGTGAAGCAAATACATTAAAAGCCCAACTTGCGACTAGTTTTGGCAGTTTCTTANAACCGTAG
- a CDS encoding DEAD/DEAH box helicase: MVTNIAPGARILCRDAEWLVKSVSLSSDGDSVIEAVGVSEFLRGRRVQFLKEIEEQGGDLQVLKSEETELVADSSSGYTQSLLFIEANLKQIVPEDGRIYLGQYAAMDALDYQLYPAALALQMPRQRLLIADAVGLGKTLECGILVAELIRRGKGRRILVVTTKSMMGQFQKEFWLRFTIPLVRLDSVEIQRVRSRLPGNHNPFHYYDRAIISIDTLKQDREYRSYLEQAYWDIIIIDEAHNVAKRGKGESASQRSKLAERLATRSDTLILLSATPHDGRPESFASLMNMLDPTAIANECNYTKDDIRDLYVRRFKKDVLQDLKQNIPERHVEAVEATASVAEERVFQRINDLHLATIDKQRKAGQLFKTTLLKAMLSSPQACLETVHNRLQRLQQKESIDPSDDRADIVELQALAAALAQVELADFSKYQQLLQLIQKDFQWTGKNTTDRLVIFTGRLATLRFLQTQLAADLQLKPQAIAILDGGMADVDQVKIVEQFGQEKSPVRILIATEVASEGLNLHYLSHKLIHFDIPWSLMTLQQRNGRIDRYGQTRQPEIRYLLTRSTLERMDEVKRIIQVLLVKDEQAIKNIGDPSVFMGVFAPEAEEAVTAEAIETGISAEEFSQKLDGNAASGGETDIFSWFENEDSFTPEATTAPQPIAETGKLLTLFNSTFDFAVAALRSSTVKIPNLTINQGDGFIELQLPEELKSRYDRLPPEICPDSKSLLHLTDRPQVIMAAMVEARRQDADWSQKQYLWDLHPLVEWLSDRCLFYFGRHQAPVIQLSQGISPQEAIFICFGSFPNRRGSSILNRWVSVIFQQGQFQRVEPFADTVQRTQLGKHPIPNSGGIELKDLLPLRSVTIQQARTYLQKEREIFQTQLNPKLQEQQERLERLQGYHVEQLELSFEQDKRPQTIKEQQQQKRRTDIDKIFQDYRDWVNLSMTTETEPYIKLIAVLRG; the protein is encoded by the coding sequence ATGGTAACAAATATTGCTCCGGGTGCGCGGATTCTCTGTCGAGATGCAGAATGGTTGGTGAAATCCGTTTCTCTTTCTTCTGATGGAGATTCGGTAATAGAAGCGGTTGGAGTTTCAGAATTCTTGCGGGGACGACGAGTTCAGTTTCTCAAGGAGATAGAAGAACAAGGTGGAGATCTACAGGTTTTAAAATCCGAAGAAACTGAGTTGGTGGCTGATTCTTCTTCCGGTTATACCCAGAGTTTATTGTTTATTGAAGCAAATTTAAAACAAATCGTTCCCGAAGATGGGCGGATTTATCTGGGACAGTACGCAGCGATGGATGCTCTCGACTATCAACTATATCCTGCTGCTTTGGCTTTGCAAATGCCTCGCCAAAGGCTATTGATTGCTGATGCTGTGGGTTTGGGTAAAACTCTTGAATGTGGGATTTTGGTTGCAGAGTTAATCCGACGGGGAAAGGGACGCAGAATTTTAGTCGTCACCACTAAATCGATGATGGGACAATTCCAAAAAGAGTTTTGGTTGCGGTTTACCATTCCTCTGGTGCGGTTGGATTCGGTGGAAATTCAACGGGTGCGATCGCGTCTTCCCGGAAATCATAATCCATTTCATTATTACGATCGCGCCATTATTTCTATTGATACCCTTAAACAAGACCGGGAATATCGCAGCTACTTAGAACAAGCCTATTGGGATATCATTATTATTGATGAGGCTCACAACGTCGCTAAACGGGGGAAAGGAGAGTCGGCTTCCCAACGGTCAAAATTAGCAGAACGGTTGGCGACTCGTTCGGATACTTTAATTTTACTTTCAGCGACTCCCCATGATGGCAGACCAGAAAGTTTTGCCAGTTTGATGAATATGCTTGATCCCACGGCGATCGCCAATGAATGCAACTATACTAAAGATGACATTCGTGATTTGTATGTCCGGCGGTTTAAAAAGGATGTCTTGCAAGACCTCAAGCAAAATATCCCCGAACGTCATGTAGAAGCGGTAGAAGCCACAGCCTCTGTTGCTGAAGAACGGGTATTTCAGCGCATCAATGATTTACACTTAGCTACTATTGACAAACAGCGAAAAGCGGGACAACTGTTTAAAACCACCCTACTCAAAGCCATGCTATCTAGTCCCCAGGCTTGTTTAGAAACAGTTCATAATCGTTTGCAAAGGTTGCAACAAAAAGAAAGTATTGACCCAAGCGATGATCGCGCCGATATAGTAGAATTACAAGCCTTAGCAGCTGCTTTAGCACAAGTTGAACTTGCTGATTTTTCTAAATACCAACAACTACTGCAACTGATTCAAAAGGATTTTCAGTGGACAGGTAAAAATACCACCGACCGTTTAGTGATATTTACTGGTAGATTGGCAACTTTGAGATTTCTCCAAACCCAATTAGCCGCAGATTTACAGTTAAAACCCCAAGCGATCGCCATCTTAGATGGAGGAATGGCTGATGTAGACCAAGTAAAGATTGTAGAACAATTCGGACAAGAAAAATCACCCGTGCGGATTTTGATCGCCACCGAAGTTGCTTCCGAAGGATTAAACCTGCACTATCTCAGCCATAAACTCATTCATTTTGATATTCCTTGGTCTTTAATGACCTTACAACAAAGAAATGGACGTATTGATCGCTATGGACAAACCCGACAGCCAGAAATTCGGTACTTGCTGACTCGTTCTACCCTAGAACGGATGGACGAAGTAAAGCGAATTATTCAAGTATTATTGGTAAAAGACGAACAAGCCATTAAAAATATTGGTGATCCTTCCGTATTTATGGGAGTATTTGCACCAGAAGCAGAAGAAGCCGTCACAGCAGAAGCCATTGAAACCGGAATTTCGGCTGAGGAATTTTCTCAAAAACTGGATGGTAATGCAGCCAGTGGGGGAGAGACTGATATATTTAGTTGGTTTGAAAACGAAGACAGTTTTACACCAGAAGCCACAACCGCCCCTCAACCCATAGCAGAAACTGGGAAATTGTTAACTTTGTTTAACTCTACCTTTGATTTTGCCGTGGCTGCCCTGCGGTCTAGTACAGTAAAAATACCCAATCTTACCATTAATCAAGGTGATGGTTTTATTGAGTTACAACTACCCGAAGAACTCAAATCTCGGTACGATCGCTTACCCCCAGAAATCTGTCCCGATAGCAAAAGTCTCCTCCACCTGACAGACCGTCCCCAAGTAATTATGGCCGCAATGGTAGAAGCGCGTCGTCAGGATGCAGACTGGTCACAAAAACAATATCTTTGGGACTTGCATCCTTTAGTAGAATGGTTGAGCGATCGCTGTTTATTCTACTTTGGCAGACACCAAGCCCCAGTCATCCAACTTTCTCAGGGAATCAGTCCTCAAGAAGCCATCTTTATCTGTTTTGGGAGTTTTCCCAATCGCCGGGGGTCTTCTATACTCAATCGCTGGGTATCAGTGATTTTTCAACAAGGTCAATTTCAGAGAGTAGAACCTTTTGCAGACACAGTACAACGGACACAACTGGGTAAACACCCAATTCCTAATTCCGGCGGGATAGAGTTAAAAGATTTACTTCCCCTGCGTTCTGTTACCATTCAACAAGCCCGAACCTACCTCCAGAAAGAACGGGAAATTTTTCAAACCCAATTAAACCCCAAACTGCAAGAACAACAGGAACGCCTAGAACGTCTGCAAGGATATCATGTAGAACAACTAGAACTGTCCTTTGAGCAAGATAAACGCCCGCAAACCATTAAAGAACAGCAACAACAGAAAAGGCGCACGGATATTGATAAAATATTTCAAGATTATCGAGACTGGGTTAATCTCTCCATGACCACCGAAACAGAACCATATATCAAACTAATTGCTGTATTGCGTGGCTAG
- a CDS encoding four helix bundle protein, which translates to SKKFPVEEKYSLIDQIRRSSRSVCANLAEAWRKRRYEAAFVAKLSDSESEAAETQTWLKFAVKCNYLDVETGRELYGAYNRILSILVTIINNPTPWLLKR; encoded by the coding sequence TCAAAGAAGTTTCCTGTAGAAGAGAAGTATTCATTGATAGATCAAATTCGTCGTTCATCTCGTTCTGTTTGTGCAAATCTTGCAGAAGCATGGAGAAAGCGTCGTTATGAAGCAGCTTTTGTAGCTAAACTAAGTGATTCTGAGTCCGAGGCAGCAGAAACGCAAACTTGGCTTAAGTTCGCGGTTAAATGTAATTATTTAGACGTGGAAACAGGTAGAGAACTTTATGGAGCCTACAATCGCATTTTAAGCATTCTAGTAACTATTATCAACAACCCAACACCTTGGCTGTTAAAACGCTAA
- a CDS encoding Eco57I restriction-modification methylase domain-containing protein, with translation MPLVGIANENEFYSAHYLDAILSQDLNGITQDWQNAEEKTPDKALASLRQDYFRLRDKLERIHEPGEKFQLQTEFLQQLLSILGYNWHPQIKVLDDDSLLPVVAEVTKNQSNPQLWAIAAFNPHNEPTDVLSLTLTPEQYQELHAEDSQQLQGINLEDLLTDSIFAQDNPPRWVILVSIDQIALIDRHKWNASRLLRFDLVQLLEERDRDSLLAAATLLHCDRICPADGTALLDTLDDNSHRHTYSVSKDLKFALREAIELLGNEVIYYRRTVSKKGLYSTAEQKQQGEQKINPQQLKLECLRWVYRLLFIFYIEARPALGYAPMASDVYRQGYSLEALRDLEKTKLLSTEDENSYYIDTCIRRLFQLLWSGYPEAKYKQGEIWQNSEHSPIIHNTFRLPALKSHLFDPKQTDMLNRVKFRNCVLQQVLELMSLSQVGKGRRGRISYAQLGVNQLGEVYEGLLSLSAFFAEEDLYEVQPANSSKNTDDSDDSWAGLDDDDAEPDEGKSRSFTNSGYQKSRELEVAYFVPQHRLDELKKSELVPDPDTGKAPRKHEKGKFLFRLAGRDRQKSASYYTPQSLTECLVKYALKELLTDKTADDILNLTICEPAMGSAAFLNEAIDQLAAAYLERKQAELNQRIPHDDISLEMQKVKMLLADRNVFGIDKNPVAMELAEVSLWLNCIYGDPKAPEKIFVPWFGLQLHCGNSLVGARRQIYRRRNVTGSKKGVAKWHEFEPERIPLASALPPDGIFHFLLGDPGMANYTDKVIKKLEPEAIKLINDWQKQFCKAELTAEQADYAVLLSQRIHKLWESYAQELKKIRQRTTDSLTVWGQKSEDQRETPLEQKDKIFQQEKLSQGIQNAFAYRRLKLVMDYWCALWFWPVKEAENLPSREEFLQDVGAILGETEMLASSSQQLSLFPETQPPEQGQDFVANWGFVNLDKLKIINPRLQLVEELGEKYRFFHWELEFADIFLFNGGFDLMVGNPPWIKIEWTEGDVLADYDPLMVIRKLSASDLAQRRENLFEKYPGLKRGYLQEYEESDGTQNFLNAVQNYPLLKGSQTNLFKCFLPQAWTFSKPAGVSGFLHPEGVYDDPKGRMLRSELYCYLIAHFQIQNELNLFDDVDHHAKFSINIYQNPFNPASGIIRFVHIANLFSTKTIFECFETFSSVIPGIKDNNGKWETKGHPARIISVDLNTLKIFAQLYDSEGTPAEARLPALHSQNLVNVLEKFAAQEKRLGNLEGEYYATVMFDETNAVKKDHTIRRDTQFPQSPQELILSGPHFFVGTPLNKTPRKLCRLNSHYDCLDLTQIPDDYLPRTNYVPDCSPSEYRMRTPCVPWGDKKTCY, from the coding sequence ATGCCTTTAGTCGGAATCGCTAACGAAAACGAGTTTTACTCGGCGCATTACCTGGATGCTATTCTCTCCCAAGACCTGAACGGAATTACCCAAGATTGGCAAAATGCTGAAGAGAAAACACCAGATAAAGCCCTCGCTAGTCTCCGACAAGATTATTTTCGCCTCCGGGATAAATTAGAACGCATTCATGAACCGGGGGAAAAATTTCAGCTACAAACCGAATTTTTACAGCAGCTTTTAAGCATTTTGGGTTATAATTGGCATCCTCAAATCAAAGTTTTAGATGATGATAGTCTCTTGCCAGTGGTAGCAGAAGTTACTAAAAATCAGAGTAATCCTCAATTGTGGGCGATCGCAGCTTTTAATCCCCATAATGAACCTACAGATGTACTTTCTTTAACCTTAACACCAGAACAGTATCAGGAATTACACGCAGAAGATAGCCAGCAATTGCAGGGGATAAACCTGGAAGATTTGTTAACAGACTCGATTTTTGCCCAGGATAATCCGCCCCGGTGGGTGATTCTGGTGAGTATTGACCAAATTGCCTTAATTGACCGCCACAAGTGGAATGCGTCCCGCTTACTGCGCTTTGATTTAGTGCAACTCCTCGAAGAACGAGACCGGGATTCTCTCTTAGCTGCGGCTACCTTATTACATTGCGATCGCATTTGTCCAGCAGATGGCACAGCATTATTGGATACCCTGGATGACAATAGTCACCGCCACACTTATAGTGTTTCCAAAGACTTGAAATTTGCCTTGCGGGAAGCTATCGAACTGTTGGGGAACGAAGTAATTTACTACCGGCGTACAGTCAGCAAAAAAGGCCTGTATTCCACCGCAGAGCAAAAGCAACAGGGAGAACAGAAAATCAACCCCCAGCAGCTAAAACTAGAATGTCTGCGTTGGGTCTATCGTTTGCTGTTCATTTTCTACATAGAAGCGCGACCAGCATTAGGCTATGCACCGATGGCTTCTGATGTCTATCGCCAAGGGTACAGCTTAGAAGCCCTGCGAGATTTAGAAAAAACCAAATTACTTTCCACAGAAGACGAAAACAGCTACTATATAGATACTTGTATTCGGCGTTTATTTCAGCTGCTGTGGTCAGGGTATCCCGAAGCCAAATATAAGCAAGGAGAAATTTGGCAAAATTCCGAACATTCCCCCATTATTCATAATACCTTCCGCTTACCCGCCCTGAAAAGCCATTTATTTGACCCCAAACAAACGGATATGCTCAACCGGGTAAAATTTCGTAACTGCGTATTACAGCAGGTTTTAGAACTGATGTCTTTGTCTCAGGTGGGAAAAGGACGGCGGGGGAGAATAAGTTATGCTCAGTTAGGCGTAAACCAACTGGGAGAAGTCTATGAAGGTTTATTAAGTCTCTCGGCTTTTTTTGCAGAAGAAGACCTGTATGAAGTGCAACCTGCAAATAGTAGTAAAAACACCGATGACAGCGATGATAGCTGGGCGGGGCTAGATGATGATGATGCAGAACCCGATGAAGGCAAAAGCAGATCATTCACTAATTCAGGATATCAAAAATCACGAGAGTTAGAAGTTGCCTATTTTGTGCCGCAGCATCGGTTAGATGAGTTGAAAAAATCCGAGTTAGTCCCAGACCCAGACACCGGAAAAGCCCCCCGCAAGCATGAAAAAGGGAAATTCTTGTTTCGCTTGGCGGGACGAGATAGACAGAAAAGCGCCAGTTATTACACCCCTCAGTCTTTAACCGAATGTTTGGTGAAATATGCTCTCAAAGAATTATTAACCGATAAAACCGCCGATGATATTTTAAATTTAACCATCTGTGAGCCGGCGATGGGAAGTGCTGCCTTTTTGAATGAAGCAATTGACCAACTAGCCGCAGCATATTTAGAACGCAAGCAAGCCGAACTTAACCAGCGTATCCCCCATGATGATATCAGCTTGGAAATGCAGAAAGTCAAAATGTTGCTGGCGGATAGAAACGTTTTCGGGATTGACAAAAACCCGGTAGCGATGGAATTGGCGGAAGTCTCCCTATGGCTGAACTGCATTTATGGCGACCCCAAAGCACCAGAGAAAATATTTGTTCCTTGGTTTGGTTTACAACTGCATTGCGGAAATTCCCTCGTAGGGGCGAGAAGGCAAATTTATCGCCGTCGGAATGTCACCGGGTCTAAAAAAGGGGTGGCGAAATGGCATGAATTTGAACCGGAACGCATACCTTTAGCCTCAGCTTTACCCCCAGATGGAATTTTTCATTTCCTCTTGGGAGATCCGGGAATGGCAAATTATACGGATAAAGTGATTAAAAAACTGGAACCCGAAGCCATTAAACTGATTAATGATTGGCAGAAGCAGTTTTGTAAAGCCGAATTAACAGCAGAACAAGCTGATTATGCTGTGCTTCTCAGTCAACGCATCCATAAACTTTGGGAGTCTTACGCCCAGGAACTGAAAAAGATTCGTCAACGCACCACCGATAGTTTGACAGTATGGGGACAAAAATCGGAAGACCAGCGAGAAACGCCTTTAGAACAAAAGGATAAAATCTTCCAACAAGAAAAACTCTCCCAAGGGATACAGAATGCTTTTGCTTACCGTCGTCTCAAGTTGGTGATGGACTATTGGTGTGCTTTGTGGTTTTGGCCTGTGAAGGAGGCGGAAAATTTACCCAGTCGTGAGGAGTTTTTGCAGGATGTGGGGGCGATTTTAGGAGAAACTGAGATGCTGGCTTCTTCTTCTCAGCAGTTGTCTTTATTTCCCGAAACCCAACCGCCAGAACAGGGACAAGATTTTGTCGCCAATTGGGGATTTGTCAATTTGGATAAGTTGAAAATCATTAACCCTCGGTTGCAGTTGGTGGAAGAGTTGGGGGAAAAATATCGCTTTTTTCATTGGGAGTTGGAATTTGCAGATATCTTTCTGTTTAATGGCGGGTTTGATTTAATGGTGGGAAATCCCCCTTGGATTAAAATTGAGTGGACAGAGGGGGACGTGTTGGCAGATTATGACCCCTTAATGGTAATTCGCAAGTTATCGGCGAGTGATTTAGCGCAACGGCGAGAGAATTTATTTGAGAAATATCCGGGGTTAAAAAGGGGATATTTACAGGAATATGAGGAATCAGACGGAACACAAAATTTTCTGAATGCGGTGCAGAATTATCCGTTGTTAAAAGGTTCTCAGACGAATTTATTTAAATGCTTTCTTCCCCAAGCGTGGACATTTAGCAAACCTGCGGGGGTGTCGGGTTTCTTACATCCAGAGGGTGTTTATGATGACCCCAAGGGAAGAATGCTGCGGAGTGAGCTTTATTGTTATTTAATAGCACATTTTCAAATACAGAATGAGTTAAATCTTTTTGATGACGTGGATCATCATGCTAAATTCAGTATAAATATTTATCAAAACCCATTCAATCCAGCAAGCGGTATTATTCGCTTTGTTCATATTGCTAATTTATTCAGCACTAAAACTATATTTGAATGCTTTGAAACCTTTAGTAGTGTTATTCCAGGAATCAAAGATAATAATGGCAAATGGGAAACTAAAGGACATCCAGCGAGAATTATTAGCGTTGATTTAAATACGTTAAAAATATTTGCTCAACTTTATGATTCTGAGGGTACACCAGCAGAAGCCCGTTTACCTGCTTTGCATTCTCAGAATTTAGTCAACGTATTAGAGAAATTTGCAGCCCAAGAAAAGCGTTTAGGTAATTTAGAGGGTGAATATTATGCAACAGTAATGTTTGATGAAACAAATGCTGTAAAGAAAGACCATACCATTCGCCGCGATACTCAATTTCCCCAATCTCCTCAAGAATTAATTCTATCTGGTCCTCATTTCTTTGTTGGGACACCATTAAATAAAACTCCTAGAAAACTTTGTCGCTTGAATAGCCATTATGATTGTCTCGACTTAACGCAAATTCCCGATGATTATCTCCCTCGCACCAACTACGTCCCCGACTGTTCCCCCAGCGAATACCGTATGCGGACTCCCTGCGTCCCTTGGGGTGATAAAAAAACCTGTTACTGA
- a CDS encoding tetratricopeptide repeat protein, with protein MGEANTLKAIGDVLQFLKRSDQALERYEDALKFYRDIGDRLGEANTLKAIGDVLQFLDRRDQALERYEDALKFYRDIGARLGEANTLIAIGDVLQFLKRSDQALERYEDALKFYRDIGDRLGEANTLKAIGDVLQFLDRRDQALERYEDALKFYRDIGARLGEANTLKAIGDVLQFLKRSDQALERYEDALKFYRDIGARLGEANTLKAIGDVLQFLKRSDQALERYEDALKF; from the coding sequence TTGGGTGAAGCTAATACATTAAAAGCCATTGGCGATGTTTTGCAGTTTCTCAAACGTAGTGACCAAGCTTTAGAACGCTACGAAGATGCTTTAAAATTCTACCGCGATATAGGCGATCGCTTGGGTGAAGCAAATACATTAAAAGCCATTGGCGATGTTTTGCAGTTTCTAGACCGACGTGACCAAGCTTTAGAACGCTACGAAGATGCTTTAAAATTCTACCGCGATATAGGCGCTCGCTTGGGTGAAGCAAATACATTAATAGCCATTGGCGATGTTTTGCAGTTTCTCAAACGTAGTGACCAAGCTTTAGAACGCTACGAAGATGCTTTAAAATTCTACCGCGATATAGGCGATCGCTTGGGTGAAGCAAATACATTAAAAGCCATTGGCGATGTTTTGCAGTTTCTAGACCGACGTGACCAAGCTTTAGAACGCTACGAAGATGCTTTAAAATTCTACCGCGATATAGGCGCTCGCTTGGGTGAAGCTAATACATTAAAAGCCATTGGCGATGTTTTGCAGTTTCTCAAACGTAGTGACCAAGCTTTAGAACGCTACGAAGATGCTTTAAAATTCTACCGCGATATAGGCGCTCGCTTGGGTGAAGCTAATACATTAAAAGCCATTGGCGATGTTTTGCAGTTTCTCAAACGTAGTGACCAAGCTTTAGAACGCTACGAAGATGCTTTAAAATTCTA
- the iscB gene encoding RNA-guided endonuclease IscB — translation MSNFVLVLDTNKKPLTPIHPGDARFLLNQQKAAVFRRFPFTIILKEPKSEVPTQPIELKIDPGSKTTGFALVQNNKVIWGMELQHRGLAIKESLETRKGVRRGRRSRHTRYRQARFLNRTKPQGWLAPSLSHRVLTINTWVKRLCNFAPITDIVQELARFDLQQLENPEISGFEYQQGELQGYEVREYLLNKWNRKCAYCTAENVPLQVEHIKPKAKGGTNRISNLCLACEKCNIKKGTQDIEKFLAKKPELLKQILSQAKRPLKDASAVNSTRWALFNKLKETGLPITTGSGGLTKFNRTRLGLPKTHWIDAACVGKVETLKILTTKILTVKSTGHSCRRFCRINKFGFPCTEPKKIFTHVSTGDFVKATLHKDRKNITSGKYVSRVKTPTKNGCEIVINGFRVEFSTMKDITKVHCSDGYSYV, via the coding sequence ATGTCTAATTTTGTTCTAGTTCTTGATACCAACAAAAAACCACTTACTCCAATTCATCCAGGAGATGCACGTTTTTTATTAAATCAACAAAAAGCTGCTGTATTTAGAAGATTTCCATTTACCATAATTTTGAAAGAACCTAAATCTGAAGTTCCAACTCAACCGATTGAATTAAAAATAGATCCAGGGAGTAAAACTACAGGTTTTGCGTTAGTTCAAAATAATAAAGTCATCTGGGGTATGGAATTACAACACAGAGGTTTAGCTATTAAAGAAAGCCTAGAAACTCGAAAAGGAGTAAGGCGAGGAAGACGTTCTAGACATACTCGTTATCGTCAAGCTAGATTTCTTAACCGCACTAAACCTCAAGGTTGGTTAGCACCTTCTTTAAGCCATAGAGTTTTAACTATTAACACTTGGGTTAAAAGATTATGTAATTTTGCCCCAATAACTGACATAGTTCAAGAGCTTGCTAGGTTTGACCTACAGCAGCTAGAAAACCCGGAGATATCAGGCTTTGAGTATCAACAGGGAGAGTTACAAGGGTATGAAGTCCGTGAATATCTTTTGAATAAATGGAATAGAAAATGTGCATACTGTACTGCGGAAAATGTCCCTTTACAAGTTGAGCATATTAAACCAAAAGCCAAAGGAGGAACTAATAGAATTTCTAATTTGTGTCTAGCTTGTGAGAAATGCAATATCAAAAAAGGTACTCAAGATATTGAGAAGTTTTTAGCAAAAAAGCCTGAGTTGTTGAAGCAAATTTTATCCCAAGCCAAGCGTCCACTAAAAGATGCGTCTGCTGTAAATTCAACGAGATGGGCTTTATTTAATAAGTTAAAAGAAACTGGATTACCTATAACAACAGGTTCAGGAGGTTTAACTAAGTTTAATAGAACTCGTTTAGGATTGCCTAAAACTCATTGGATTGATGCTGCTTGTGTAGGAAAAGTTGAAACTCTCAAAATACTGACAACAAAAATTTTAACAGTAAAAAGCACGGGGCATAGTTGCAGAAGATTCTGTAGGATCAATAAATTTGGTTTTCCTTGCACTGAGCCTAAAAAAATATTCACTCATGTTTCTACAGGAGATTTTGTTAAGGCTACTTTGCACAAAGATCGTAAAAACATAACTTCTGGAAAGTATGTAAGTCGTGTTAAAACTCCCACAAAAAACGGATGTGAGATTGTTATCAATGGTTTTAGAGTTGAATTTTCAACAATGAAAGATATTACTAAGGTTCATTGTAGTGACGGGTATAGCTACGTTTGA